From Verrucomicrobiota bacterium, one genomic window encodes:
- a CDS encoding carboxypeptidase regulatory-like domain-containing protein: protein MTRSRMLLAALAAVCALALVVVVITIARSHIPPRHETDRSEPAQRDAPGLTTATPHGPPAEDDTTAWREPPPEPNVFGIVVDEEGEPVEGALVSACHVAPYLGTPLNTEGLEDRYDFGPKIDPRDDPTAAECYAGKGGFAWGDPEDRGFASGGFPGAGQQDARVGPPWGKRPQCSTGENGRFALRVCDKLWYGLVVMKEGYYSAVRIFHEPQEGIRLVLYGPGSIIGRVIDADTGEPVTRFTATLTWETYPASDPREKAIALNDDRGGFRFGTAPSRACWLDVEADGYAPVTRMVEPVMGVSVRLVVRLFRSAGLTGRVVWESSGEPVPEAFVVVEGRRIRGLGACLPGDAPYGAVDEAGAFSIPQVPAGPARVAVTRLWHGPVSDYMPLVEQELVLLPGQTTNVVLRVPDQKGNVSGRVITSEGGAPVGDVQVSLHPPFLQPGGAFDERPDKPIATTTDSSGAFSFPEVPSGAYQLGLQHEDYVVADEHAIRVKPGESVEDVVVELARPARVEGRVTDTSGRPVRVLVTCEAALDVGANTDEAGDYSFEKVTPGHTILSCESVESRNVLTSRFVDVPPGETVHANFVLPRTYTVSGRATIAGTALDGGLYELLPVPGQTDPTTNLAARGGWKEDGGRFRFENVPPGKYTLYGRFNVSTQGMLAASMPVEVVADDAELELELPAGMITGRVLDRDSGEPVPFAMVSVRREQNLEDPTKGRADVEVLDSVWADAHTGSFTFGPLGDGRYTITASEDGYGLEHTEVDVVDAKMTGDADIRLSAGYEVRCTLASVGPHVPVNDALIAVRDATGMLVAETHIRAGVGDPLSEHDECVMEYLPPGDYVFEAVSPSTAWHSVELTVTEHGKNLVEFRLPAGKALVVEVADAAGNPVLGAIPEIKDTLGRSRLWRTGYCEQDWGLALRSASDGKGLTRIEHLLPGTYTLTVRAAGYGSVEQQVEGLDADETRVKVILDRVEDE from the coding sequence ATGACGCGTTCGCGCATGCTGCTTGCCGCGCTCGCCGCCGTCTGCGCCCTGGCCCTCGTTGTCGTTGTCATCACAATCGCCAGATCGCACATCCCGCCGCGACACGAGACAGACCGCTCCGAGCCCGCCCAGCGCGACGCGCCCGGCCTCACCACCGCTACCCCGCACGGCCCACCTGCCGAAGACGACACCACCGCTTGGCGTGAACCGCCGCCCGAGCCCAACGTCTTCGGCATCGTCGTGGATGAGGAAGGGGAGCCGGTCGAGGGAGCGCTCGTGAGCGCCTGCCACGTTGCACCGTATCTGGGCACGCCGCTGAACACGGAAGGCCTGGAGGACCGATACGACTTCGGCCCGAAGATCGATCCCCGGGATGATCCCACAGCAGCGGAGTGCTACGCAGGAAAGGGCGGGTTCGCCTGGGGCGACCCAGAGGACAGGGGATTCGCAAGCGGCGGGTTCCCAGGTGCCGGCCAACAGGATGCCCGCGTCGGCCCGCCCTGGGGCAAGCGCCCCCAGTGCAGCACGGGCGAGAATGGCCGGTTCGCCCTGCGCGTATGCGACAAGCTCTGGTACGGGCTCGTCGTCATGAAAGAAGGCTACTACTCCGCAGTCCGCATCTTCCACGAGCCCCAGGAAGGGATCCGCCTTGTGCTCTACGGCCCCGGCTCGATCATCGGGAGAGTGATTGACGCCGACACAGGCGAGCCGGTGACGCGCTTCACGGCCACGCTGACCTGGGAGACCTATCCTGCATCGGACCCCCGCGAGAAGGCCATCGCCCTCAACGACGACCGCGGTGGGTTTCGCTTTGGCACGGCACCGAGCCGTGCGTGTTGGCTGGACGTTGAGGCAGACGGGTACGCCCCGGTTACCCGGATGGTTGAGCCCGTTATGGGCGTCAGCGTGCGTTTGGTCGTTCGTCTCTTCAGAAGTGCCGGGCTCACGGGTAGGGTAGTCTGGGAATCGAGCGGGGAACCCGTTCCCGAAGCGTTCGTCGTGGTAGAGGGACGGAGGATCCGGGGGCTCGGAGCGTGCTTGCCAGGGGACGCGCCGTATGGCGCTGTCGACGAGGCGGGCGCATTCAGCATACCCCAGGTCCCCGCAGGCCCGGCCAGAGTCGCTGTTACCCGGCTCTGGCATGGCCCCGTCTCGGACTACATGCCGCTCGTCGAACAGGAGCTTGTCCTGCTGCCCGGGCAAACGACAAACGTCGTCCTGAGAGTGCCGGACCAGAAGGGGAATGTTTCCGGGCGCGTCATCACGAGCGAGGGCGGCGCGCCAGTTGGGGACGTGCAGGTGAGCCTCCATCCCCCGTTCTTGCAGCCCGGCGGGGCGTTCGATGAGAGACCGGACAAGCCCATAGCGACCACCACCGACAGCAGCGGCGCCTTCTCCTTTCCCGAGGTGCCATCGGGGGCGTACCAACTCGGCCTCCAGCACGAGGACTACGTCGTGGCGGACGAGCATGCGATCCGTGTCAAGCCGGGCGAGAGCGTGGAGGACGTTGTTGTCGAGCTGGCCAGACCGGCACGCGTCGAGGGTCGCGTGACCGACACAAGCGGCCGCCCGGTCAGGGTCCTCGTGACATGCGAGGCTGCCCTCGACGTTGGAGCCAACACGGACGAGGCAGGCGACTACTCGTTCGAGAAGGTTACGCCGGGGCACACCATTCTGAGCTGCGAAAGCGTCGAGTCCAGGAACGTGCTGACGAGCCGCTTCGTGGACGTCCCACCGGGCGAAACGGTGCACGCGAACTTCGTGCTGCCGCGGACATACACTGTGTCGGGTAGGGCCACCATTGCGGGTACGGCCCTCGACGGTGGCTTGTACGAGCTGCTGCCCGTTCCTGGCCAGACCGACCCGACGACCAACCTCGCTGCCCGAGGCGGATGGAAGGAGGATGGAGGCCGCTTCCGGTTCGAGAACGTGCCGCCCGGCAAGTACACACTGTATGGGCGGTTCAACGTCAGCACCCAAGGCATGCTTGCGGCAAGCATGCCCGTTGAGGTCGTGGCCGACGATGCTGAACTCGAGCTTGAGCTCCCCGCTGGGATGATCACCGGCCGGGTTCTTGACCGAGACTCGGGAGAGCCGGTTCCGTTCGCGATGGTCTCGGTCCGCAGGGAACAGAACCTAGAAGATCCGACCAAGGGCAGGGCGGACGTCGAGGTGCTTGATTCGGTCTGGGCCGATGCTCACACCGGCTCGTTCACGTTCGGGCCGCTCGGTGACGGGAGATACACCATCACCGCGTCGGAGGACGGGTATGGTCTTGAGCACACCGAGGTCGACGTCGTGGATGCGAAGATGACCGGGGATGCGGACATTCGGCTCTCAGCGGGCTACGAGGTTCGGTGCACCCTTGCCTCCGTCGGGCCGCACGTACCTGTCAATGATGCACTCATCGCGGTGCGTGATGCCACCGGGATGCTTGTAGCCGAGACGCACATCCGAGCCGGCGTGGGCGACCCCCTCTCGGAGCATGATGAGTGCGTCATGGAGTATCTTCCCCCCGGCGACTATGTGTTCGAGGCGGTCTCCCCGTCGACCGCGTGGCACAGTGTGGAGTTGACCGTCACAGAGCACGGCAAGAACCTGGTCGAGTTCAGGCTGCCGGCGGGGAAGGCGCTTGTCGTTGAGGTGGCCGACGCCGCGGGCAATCCGGTCCTCGGTGCCATTCCCGAGATCAAGGACACGCTCGGGCGGAGCAGGCTCTGGCGCACGGGGTATTGCGAGCAGGACTGGGGCCTGGCGCTCCGCAGCGCGTCGGACGGCAAAGGCCTCACGCGCATCGAGCATCTGCTGCCGGGGACGTACACTCTGACGGTGCGGGCAGCGGGGTATGGGAGCGTTGAGCAGCAGGTCGAGGGGCTCGACGCCGACGAGACGCGCGTCAAGGTCATCCTCGACCGCGTCGAGGACGAGTAG
- a CDS encoding ABC transporter permease subunit translates to MRCLRAFRYELVKNLRKKRTFWGFLAVTALVSIMLTAYLLSGWNPVERYARRLTPMQTVLLRQAMDTDSYANGTLFATLYMGLLSYALMPVLAVAFGGELISSEIQSGTLRTALVRPVTRFGFYMTKYAYALLITLGFVLFTAVLTYLLGIIFLGRGPLLVQAAFWGPELRHAFPMLHRLSEGTALMRYFVAYLCVAVAIMTMTTLSFTLSTLVKHTGAAMIVAISTYFILHILALTPWLESWRPYLFVTKMNYWLPVFAPDPDSGKIWTDAGYFALYNVGLLLPGLIVFLRRDVQC, encoded by the coding sequence ATGAGGTGCTTGCGCGCGTTCAGGTACGAGCTGGTCAAGAACCTGCGCAAGAAACGCACGTTCTGGGGATTCCTCGCCGTCACGGCGCTCGTGAGCATTATGCTGACCGCCTATCTGCTGAGCGGCTGGAATCCCGTCGAGCGTTATGCGCGCCGGCTCACGCCCATGCAAACCGTCTTGCTCAGACAGGCGATGGACACAGACAGCTACGCGAACGGGACACTGTTCGCCACGCTGTACATGGGGCTGCTCAGCTACGCGCTCATGCCGGTGCTTGCCGTGGCGTTCGGCGGCGAGCTCATCTCGAGCGAGATTCAGTCGGGCACGCTCCGCACGGCGCTCGTGCGACCGGTGACGCGGTTCGGCTTCTATATGACGAAGTACGCGTACGCGCTGCTCATCACGCTCGGCTTCGTCCTGTTCACGGCCGTGCTGACCTATCTGCTCGGCATCATCTTCCTGGGCCGCGGTCCGCTGCTGGTGCAGGCGGCGTTCTGGGGGCCCGAGCTGCGCCACGCATTCCCCATGCTGCACCGGCTCAGCGAGGGCACGGCGCTCATGCGCTACTTCGTCGCCTACCTCTGCGTGGCCGTGGCGATCATGACGATGACGACGCTGTCGTTCACACTCTCAACGCTGGTCAAGCACACAGGCGCGGCGATGATCGTCGCCATCTCGACGTACTTCATCCTGCACATTCTAGCCCTGACGCCGTGGCTGGAGAGCTGGCGCCCGTACCTGTTCGTAACCAAGATGAATTACTGGCTCCCCGTGTTCGCGCCCGATCCGGACAGCGGCAAGATCTGGACGGACGCCGGTTACTTCGCCTTGTACAACGTCGGCCTGTTACTGCCCGGCCTCATCGTGTTCCTCCGTCGCGACGTGCAATGCTAG
- the metG gene encoding methionine--tRNA ligase produces the protein MMDPTPFYITTAIDYPNALPHIGTAYEKIGADTIARFHRLAGYDVFFLMGTDEHSQNVEKAARDRGVSPQAFLDEIVPQFEAAWHSLGVRYDDFIRTTAARHQHTVAALLQRCYDAGDITKGTYEGYYCGSCEAFYVEADLLPIDGEFGCPTHRKPVEYLKEDNYFFALSKYGDRLKAHIDAHPEFIQPDVRRNEVLGLIEQGLRDFSVSRSGKVWGIPLPFDPAHVTYVWFDALSNYLSGLAPEGHQSAAFDPASENFKRFWPADMHVIGKDISRFHCLYWPAMLMSAGLPVPKQISIHGWVNSVTLDEDGTPHKWKMSKSVLAERPDLAPLIDPIVAAERHGADALRYFLLREIAWDRDGNYSLEKFDERYNADLANSLGNLLNRVVSMIGKYCGGTVPEPTGDEGPDADLKELAEQTVGKVWSLVQASALNQALNELWALVQRGNQYVEETAPFKLRKDPTKAGRLNTVLYNLAETLRIVGLLVTPVMPTIGPKVWQQLGLGASHADARLDDVRAFGGLKPGTHVEQPVPLFPKEDA, from the coding sequence GTGATGGACCCGACCCCGTTCTACATCACGACCGCCATCGACTACCCGAACGCGCTGCCCCACATCGGCACCGCCTACGAGAAGATCGGCGCCGACACGATCGCCCGCTTCCACCGGCTCGCCGGCTACGACGTGTTCTTCCTCATGGGCACCGACGAGCACAGCCAGAACGTCGAGAAGGCCGCGCGCGACAGGGGCGTGTCGCCCCAGGCGTTCCTCGACGAGATCGTGCCGCAGTTCGAGGCTGCGTGGCACTCGCTCGGCGTGCGCTACGACGACTTCATCCGGACCACGGCCGCACGCCACCAGCACACCGTGGCGGCACTGCTCCAACGCTGTTATGACGCGGGCGACATCACCAAGGGCACCTACGAAGGCTACTACTGCGGCTCGTGCGAGGCGTTCTACGTCGAAGCTGACCTGCTGCCTATCGACGGCGAGTTCGGCTGCCCGACGCACCGCAAGCCGGTCGAGTACCTCAAGGAGGACAACTACTTCTTCGCGCTGTCCAAGTACGGCGACCGGCTCAAGGCGCACATCGACGCACATCCGGAGTTCATTCAACCCGACGTGCGGCGGAACGAGGTGCTCGGCCTGATCGAGCAGGGGCTGCGCGACTTCAGCGTCTCGCGTTCGGGCAAGGTGTGGGGCATTCCGCTGCCGTTCGACCCGGCCCACGTGACCTACGTGTGGTTCGACGCGCTGAGCAACTACCTGAGCGGGCTGGCGCCGGAAGGCCATCAGAGCGCAGCGTTCGACCCGGCGTCCGAGAACTTCAAGAGATTCTGGCCCGCCGACATGCACGTGATCGGCAAGGATATCTCGCGTTTCCACTGCCTCTACTGGCCCGCCATGCTCATGAGCGCGGGGCTGCCCGTACCGAAGCAGATCTCCATCCACGGCTGGGTCAACTCGGTCACCCTCGACGAGGACGGCACGCCGCACAAGTGGAAGATGAGCAAAAGCGTGCTCGCCGAACGGCCCGACCTCGCACCGCTCATCGACCCGATCGTCGCCGCCGAACGCCACGGCGCCGACGCGCTACGCTACTTCTTGCTGCGCGAGATCGCCTGGGATCGCGACGGCAACTACAGTCTCGAGAAGTTCGACGAGCGCTACAACGCCGACCTTGCCAACAGCTTGGGCAACCTGCTCAATCGCGTCGTCTCGATGATCGGCAAGTACTGCGGCGGCACGGTGCCCGAGCCGACCGGCGACGAAGGCCCTGATGCGGACCTCAAAGAGCTCGCCGAGCAGACCGTTGGCAAGGTGTGGTCGCTCGTGCAGGCCTCGGCGCTCAACCAGGCGTTGAACGAGCTCTGGGCGCTCGTGCAGCGCGGCAATCAGTACGTCGAGGAAACCGCGCCGTTCAAGCTGCGCAAGGATCCGACGAAGGCCGGCCGCCTCAACACCGTGCTCTACAACCTCGCCGAGACCCTGCGCATCGTCGGCCTGTTGGTCACGCCCGTCATGCCCACCATCGGCCCGAAGGTCTGGCAGCAGCTCGGCCTCGGCGCCTCCCACGCCGACGCCCGCCTCGACGACGTCAGAGCATTCGGCGGCCTCAAGCCCGGCACCCATGTCGAGCAACCCGTCCCGCTCTTCCCCAAGGAAGACGCGTAG
- a CDS encoding stage 0 sporulation family protein, whose amino-acid sequence MMTVVPIRLRQAGQVRFFKLGGADGIGGLDLKVNDYCIVQSERGLDFGQVLDEPRPAMEDEAGQRPAGQGSGGQEQTDEPLLMVVRKITINDRFQINKNIRDAQAARDTCVEKVAEHNLPMKLVDVEYSFDRSKIIFYFTAEGRVDFRALVKDLARAFRARIELRQIGVRDESKLLGGIGCCGRIICCASWLRSFSPINIRMAKDQHLSLNPTKLSGVCGRLLCCLKYEHECYRDLGRGLPSNGAIVKTPQGQGTVIDQQVLRREVTVRLDDDRIVHSPVDEIEIIQEKARGRKNKQ is encoded by the coding sequence ATGATGACCGTGGTTCCAATACGCCTGCGCCAGGCGGGGCAGGTGCGGTTCTTCAAGCTCGGCGGCGCCGACGGGATCGGCGGGCTTGACCTGAAAGTGAACGACTACTGCATCGTGCAGTCCGAGCGGGGGCTCGATTTCGGCCAGGTGCTTGACGAGCCGCGTCCGGCCATGGAGGACGAGGCCGGTCAGAGACCGGCCGGTCAGGGATCGGGCGGCCAGGAACAAACCGACGAGCCGCTGCTCATGGTGGTGCGCAAGATCACCATCAACGACCGCTTCCAGATCAACAAGAACATCCGCGACGCCCAGGCCGCGCGCGACACCTGCGTCGAGAAGGTCGCCGAGCACAACCTGCCGATGAAGCTTGTCGACGTCGAGTATTCGTTCGACCGGAGCAAGATCATCTTCTACTTCACCGCCGAGGGGCGCGTGGACTTCCGCGCGCTGGTCAAGGACCTCGCGCGGGCGTTTCGCGCCCGGATCGAGCTGCGCCAGATCGGCGTGCGCGACGAGTCGAAGCTGCTCGGCGGCATCGGCTGCTGCGGGCGCATCATCTGCTGCGCCTCGTGGCTGCGCAGCTTCTCGCCGATCAACATCCGCATGGCCAAGGACCAACACCTGTCGCTCAACCCGACTAAGCTCTCCGGCGTCTGCGGCCGGCTGCTGTGCTGCCTCAAGTACGAGCATGAGTGCTACCGCGACCTGGGCCGGGGCCTGCCGTCCAACGGCGCGATCGTCAAGACGCCGCAGGGCCAGGGCACGGTGATCGACCAGCAGGTGCTCAGGCGCGAGGTGACCGTGCGCCTCGACGACGACCGCATCGTGCACTCCCCCGTCGACGAGATCGAGATCATCCAGGAGAAGGCCCGGGGCAGAAAGAACAAGCAGTGA
- a CDS encoding ABC transporter ATP-binding protein, whose product MADAILEIQGLTKRFGRRVAVDGLNLRVERGGVFGFLGPNGAGKTTTIRMVTGLIRPHGGEVIVGGVRLRGHRRRALRKIGALVETPAFHAHLSARTNLALFASLSRRVSGEELDEALDTVGLLARAGDKVKTYSHGMKQRLGIACALVPRPELLVLDEPSDGLDPHGIKEVRDLIRSLVQDLSVTVFVSSHILSEVEQMCGRVAIIDHGRLVTQGTIDELRSTEPAVVFRVDRMADARALLETTLGLIVLSSNETELRLALPHERIADVNAALVGAGVRVYAIVPHRQSLEDLFVQLTEKSIR is encoded by the coding sequence ATGGCGGACGCGATACTGGAAATCCAAGGGCTGACGAAGCGGTTCGGGCGGCGAGTGGCCGTCGACGGGCTGAATCTGCGCGTCGAGCGCGGCGGTGTGTTCGGGTTCCTTGGCCCGAACGGGGCGGGCAAGACGACGACGATCCGCATGGTGACAGGCCTGATCCGGCCGCACGGCGGCGAGGTGATCGTCGGCGGCGTGCGGCTGCGCGGCCACCGGCGCCGGGCGTTGCGCAAGATCGGCGCACTCGTCGAGACACCCGCGTTCCACGCCCATTTGAGCGCGCGAACGAATCTGGCCCTGTTCGCCTCGCTCAGCCGGCGCGTGAGTGGCGAGGAGCTCGACGAGGCGCTCGACACGGTCGGCCTGCTCGCACGTGCCGGCGACAAGGTCAAGACGTACTCGCACGGGATGAAACAGCGGCTCGGGATCGCGTGCGCGCTCGTCCCGCGCCCCGAGCTGCTCGTGCTCGACGAGCCGTCCGACGGGCTCGATCCACACGGCATCAAGGAGGTACGTGACCTGATCCGGTCGCTCGTGCAGGATCTGAGCGTGACCGTGTTCGTCTCGAGCCACATTCTGAGCGAGGTTGAGCAGATGTGTGGCCGGGTGGCCATCATTGACCACGGCCGGCTCGTGACCCAGGGCACCATCGACGAGTTGCGGAGCACCGAGCCGGCTGTTGTGTTTCGCGTCGACCGCATGGCCGACGCGCGGGCGCTCCTCGAAACCACGCTCGGCCTCATCGTGCTCTCGTCGAACGAGACCGAGCTTCGGCTCGCGCTACCGCACGAGCGGATCGCCGATGTGAACGCGGCGCTGGTCGGCGCGGGTGTGCGCGTGTACGCCATCGTGCCGCACCGCCAATCGCTTGAGGATCTCTTCGTCCAACTCACGGAGAAATCGATCCGATGA